TTGTCTCGTTTTTCTTTCCGTGTAGCCAACTAAGAACAATGGTCGAGTCCGCCCAGTATCTTGTAGCATTTACATTGCTTACAAATGTGCTTCTGATGTATTTTGAAATGCATGCAGACAGCAACGCAGCCATTCACTCAAGCTGTAGTAACGAGATTTAATTCATTGGCACTATTCTTCCTTCTGCAATTTGTATTtcagccttcttttctttctcgtagTGATTTATCAAATAGGCCACTGTTCCGTATACATATTGACTTGCATCAGAAAACAAGTAAAGTTTCGTGTGAATAGCTTCCTCTTCTGTCTTACATCAAACCATCGTGGCACACTGAACCCTTGAATCGATTCCAGCTCTTTAATCCATCTCCTCCAAGTCTCTGTTTCATCATCTGGCAGTGAGTCGTCCCAAGACGTCCCTTTCCTCCACATGTTTTGTATTTCTCGCTTGACTGTTACCGTAAATGGAGTAAAGAGTCCCAGAAGATCGTACACTCTTGCAGTGAGCTCTAAGATTTGGCTCTTTGATAGCGCACCTCTGGTATCAATGTTTTTTATGTTAAAAGATAATAGGTACAGCCTATCTACCTTGAAGTTCTATCTTATGCCAAGTACCTTTATTTTGGTAGAAGCCCCGAAGCTTGTGTTTTCCTCTTTCTTTATGTTTTGTTGTAATCCAGGCTCAATTGTGTTTAACTTTCTGAGAGTCAATGAAATGACGCCTCTAGAAAAATCTCCTTTGAATCCAAGTAAATGTTTTCGGCTTCCTTGGGTGATTCGGCTCCCATTATTATGTCGTCGAGGTAGATGTTTCTTCTCAGCTGTTTAATCGTCTGCGAAAATTTCTCCTCCAACTTGCTGAGGTAGTGCTGTACTGTTGCTGTGAGCAAGAAATTCTGGAGGCTGAGCCAAACGTCGCTTTTGACATTCTGCATGTTACGATCTTCACATCGCTTCCACTTGAAATTCTATCCCACCAAAGGAAACACAGCGCGTATCTGTCTTCCTCGATTACTGAAATCTGTAAGAATGCCTTCCCAATATTAGCTGTCATTTGAATGCGATGGTGCCGGAAGTTCATCGGCATGTGCACGAGATCACAATTGAGATTTGGTCCAGTTTCAAAGTTGTCATTTAGAGATGACCCTTTTGTGGACGATGATGACACATCAAATACTATTCTTATCTTTGTTGTTTGACAATATTCCTTGATGAcggcttgatgcggcatgtagtagcAGTGTGTCATCGGTGCCTTTTGTTCCTCGGCCACTTCTGCCACTCCACTATTCAAGTACTTTCTGATGGTATTCTCGTAACATCGCAATACACTTTCGTCTTTCCGTAACCTTCGAGTGAGTTGCTTCAATGTGGTCATTGCGACACCCTTATTTTCATCAAGCTCCACGGTGTCTTTCCATGGAAGTCGTACTGAGTATCTTTTCTCTTCAGACTTTGGGTTCTTGCTAAAATACTCCATCACACTCTCTTCTTTCATTGCATCTTGCTCGGTACCCTTATGCCGATGGTTTCTATGTCCCAGAAATGCCTTAGCTCTGTCTCTATGTCGGACTTGTCCACTTTAACGTGAAGTACCACAACTGTTGACCGTTTCACTAACAATGTGGCTAACTTAGTTTTGCCCTGCACCGTCCAACCGAATATGGTCTCTGTTGCTGTCAGCTTCTCTTCCAGTTTTCGGATGATTCCGGTCATTATTTGCCAGTACTGGTCTCATCTAACAATTTCTCTGCAGTTTGTGGTTGTACATAAACCATCAGCCAACTTTAATCCGTCGTCTTCATACTTCTCCTTCAGTGAAACTGGCAGGAGCGGTATTCTTTCTTTTGATATAACGTCAACCTCGAGTGCTTCCAACAAAGCCTCTTCGCCACTATATGCGCTTCTAAGTTTGACTTCAACTGAATGCATAGTCTTTTTCTCTTGTCCTCCTCCGAAAGAGCTTATGGTCAGTCTTTCTTTTCTGTTGACCGTGCAACCAAGATTCTTTGACAAGCTCTTAAGGATGAATGTTCTTTGGCTACCAGTGTCCAACAGAACCCGACAGTAGCACGACTTGTTTCTACCTTCTGCTATTGCCATTGCAGTCTACTGAAAAATGCTCGACGATATATCCGTATATTGGCGGATGGACCCTTGCTCTTCCTGATTTTTATATTTACCTTGAATGGTTGCTGTGCCCTGCGCTGTGAGTTCTTTTCCCCGGCACATAGACGTTGCGTGCCTCTTTCCGCATATCTTGCATCTTATGCTTGCCTTGCATCTTTTAGCACTATGTCGGAGCCTCGTGCAATGGAAGCATCTTTGAGACGCTTTTagcttcattttcttctcttcatATGCCATATTTTTTCTGCAGTCATCTGAATAGTGGGTATTAGTCTCACAAATAATGCAAAACTTTACCATGGTGCTTTGAAACTTAACCGTTCTTTTAAGTTGCCTACTGTCAAATTTGTCGCCGTGGCTTAGCTTGCACTCTACCAATTCCTCTCTGCACTCAACTTGGTCTTCTATATATCTCACCAAGCGCTTCAGAGTTTCTCCATCATGTTTAGTTGCATTCTAACATTTATCTGAAGACCTGccggccaattttttttgttttggttggAACCCCATGTGCATCTCCGCAGGTAAATATCTTTTAAATACTGGTAGTAGCAGCGATGCATATTACTCGCTTTTCACACTTAAGGATTCCAGCCCACGCGTATGCACTTGTACCTTGTCTGACAGTCTTCTCAATCCTTCATAGTCACTGCAGCTTGCTACTGTACTCAAGTTAGCTCTTTCATGCACATTTCTTTAAGCGCTTAGTCTTTCCGGTATCGGTGCTTGAGCATGTCGATAGCTTTCACATAATTACTGTCCGAATATTAAAGCACCTCCACGACAGCTGCCGCTCAACCGGTTAGTGATGACAGAAGGTTCGTGAACTTTTGATTCTCGTTTAATTCTTTTCTCACGTGAACAGCCGATTCAAACTGATGTCAGAATCTCTGCCACTTCCTCATGTCGCCATCGAACTTCATTAATTCTACCTTTGGTAGCTTTACTGAATTTGCTTGCGGCGCTTGCCTCGCATTGTCATTTGAAGGGACCTGTAACCTCACTGGCTCGCGCCGTTCTTGTCGACAAAAGTAGGCACTCATGTTATGCAGAATGCTAATCGTCCTTAGCTTGTACTCAGTGGTCCTCGCAAACTCAACTTCGGCTGTTTCCGGCGTTATGAAGTATTTCATTTGTTCGTTAACTGTCTTTAACATGTCGGCAATGCCTCTAATCTGGCTCGCTATCAGTGATATTGCCACAGGGTCTTCATTCTCATGAAGCTTATTTTCTGCTTCGCTCACTAGGTGTGTTATTTGCATCCTcggcgtttttcttttcttcgaaattACTTCCCTGTTCATTTTGAATAATTGAGGAAACAGCCGGTCGCTCACAGATTTCAGCGGCGAACCTTCACCCGTACCTGTGTCGTCTTCCGTGTCTGTGCCGCTCTCTCAGATTGCGATGTGCTGTCTCGCTGCCGTCGGTTCGCACTGGGCCTTCTCTTCATCCGTCCTGTATGGCCTGTCTTTCGTCCTGGTATTCCGTGGCCAGTGGGAAGAGGAGAAGCCGCTATTCTGGACACGGCACCATGTCGCAGAAATGAGACGAAGCAAGCGTGGACTGCGTTAGATGAGAACAAGCAGCAAGaatccttttttatgtatttttatttCGAATGCTGATATAATGTAATTCACTTTGAAAGCGAGTACATGATCATGGCGAAAGCCATGAAGGCCAGCGTCCAGCCGGCCGTCACTCCCGCAGCCCGCACAACATGCACGTTGTCGTACGTATAGTTCCTCAGCATGACGCCGCGCATAGCATGTGCCGGAAGGGCCTGCGGTACGGCCCAACTGAAGGGACGCAGCACCTCCGGGGCGCCTTCGACGGGCCATAGCACACCTCCCATGAGAAGTGCTGGATAGAGGGCGGCCATCGAGAGCAGCAGGGCCGTCGCCTCATCCTTGGATATCGACGAAGTCAAGAACCCGAAGTTCATGCCGCAGAGTGCCATCAGCACTGGTATGAAGAAGGCCGCGCAAAGGCTTCCGCGCACAGGAGTGTCGAAGACGCTGACGAACACCACGAGCATGAGTACCGTCTGCATGTACGCCATGGACATCTGAACCACCGCATGGCTTGTGATCACCTCCACTGGTGTCACGCCGGCTACAATGGATCGTCCACGGATTCCTTCCTGGTTCTCGGCTACGAGCAACAGCGCCGTCAGAGACATGGACAAGGCAAAGAGCGTCGCGACGATGATGCCAGGGCTCATGAACTCCCGGAAGGTGAAGTCGAAGGCGCTGTAGAAAGGATCCGTGAACCGTATCGTTTGAAGAGAGAAATTCAGGCTGGTCAAGTTGTGGGAGAGTGCCTTCAGATACCTAGTGTGTGCTTCCAAGATCTCTAACTGCAACGTGTTCCTGATGGTGTAATCGGTCGCGTCCAGGAAGAAGTTGACCAAGAACCCCTTGGTGTATCCCCTGAGCGACTTTGAGTGCACCCTGGAATTCAACTCCTTCGTGTAGTTTGGTGGTATGTGGATGGTGCCCCAGGCCTCTTAACCGAGCACCGCATCAAAGGCCTGGCGGATATCCGGAAACGGCTTCTGCGTTACAGTCTCATTAGAGATCTCGGCGAGGAAGGCTTTGCTGTATGAGCCGTCCTTGTCTTCGTTGACCACGCCCACCGGTAGATAGGAAGGCTTGCCTCCCACGAACAGGCAGAACACGACGCCCACAAAAGACGGCACCACCAGCTGGAACAACACCGTGATAACCTTGCGCATGATCTTCAGCAAGTTCTTGACTACCAGCGCCCTCACACGAAAGCAGCTTCGCACTGGTCCCCAGTTTGTCCATGTGAGCAGCAATTCCGGTACAGGACACGGCTTCACGGGTGACGCAGGGGCCAGCCGAGGGCGCCTCATCGACTTCGGCTTCTCAAGCACTGGCCGCGTCTCTTCGACTTTCTTTTCAGCGTTCGTCAGCGCCTGTTTTTCAGTGGGCGGCGGAGGAAAGTCCAGTGCCTGGCACACCTTTAGGTAGGACTCAGCCAGGGTAGCCGTGCCATACATCTGCATGAGTTCGCCCGGCGGCCGCTCGCACCAAATCTTGCCATTCTTCATCACGCCCACCGTGGTAGCCTCGGCGATTTCCTCGATGAAATGCGTGGTGACGAGCAGGGTGACGCCGTCCTCCTTGGACAGCACAAGGAAGTAGCGCCAGATAGCCTCACGCAGCACCGGGTCCAGACCCACGGTGGGCTCGTCCAGGATGAGAAACAGAGGCTGGTGCATCAGCGCCACAGCCAGGGACACGCGCCGCTGCTGGCCACCGCTGAGGTTCTCGACGAATCTGTTGGCGGGCAACAGCTGGAAGAAAGAGCAGAGGAAGCTGATCCGCTCGTAGATCTTCTCCAAGGGCATACCGAGCAGCTGGCCGAAGAAGTACATGTTCTCGGCTATTGTGAAGTCAGAGTGAAGTGCTAACTCCTGTGGCATGAATCCGA
This region of Rhipicephalus microplus isolate Deutch F79 unplaced genomic scaffold, USDA_Rmic scaffold_50, whole genome shotgun sequence genomic DNA includes:
- the LOC142788263 gene encoding ABC transporter G family member 23-like — protein: MGPTSTGSNLAAVVVRDLRLCYSRNSPPVIDGANMTILKGAIYGLLGASGCGKTSLLKCLVGLCKPDSGKVLIFGQQLHRGLVPGPGVGFMPQELALHSDFTIAENMYFFGQLLGMPLEKIYERISFLCSFFQLLPANRFVENLSGGQQRRVSLAVALMHQPLFLILDEPTVGLDPVLREAIWRYFLVLSKEDGVTLLVTTHFIEEIAEATTVGVMKNGKIWCERPPGELMQMYGTATLAESYLKVCQALDFPPPPTEKQALTNAEKKVEETRPVLEKPKSMRRPRLAPASPVKPCPVPELLLTWTNWGPVRSCFRVRALVVKNLLKIMRKVITVLFQLVVPSFVGVVFCLFVGGKPSYLPVGVVNEDKDGSYSKAFLAEISNETAWGTIHIPPNYTKELNSRVHSKSLRGYTKGFLVNFFLDATDYTIRNTLQLEILEAHTRYLKALSHNLTSLNFSLQTIRFTDPFYSAFDFTFREFMSPGIIVATLFALSMSLTALLLVAENQEGIRGRSIVAGVTPVEVITSHAVVQMSMAYMQTVLMLVVFVSVFDTPVRGSLCAAFFIPVLMALCGMNFGFLTSSISKDEATALLLSMAALYPALLMGGVLWPVEGAPEVLRPFSWAVPQALPAHAMRGVMLRNYTYDNVHVVRAAGVTAGWTLAFMAFAMIMYSLSK